A single region of the Serinus canaria isolate serCan28SL12 chromosome 1, serCan2020, whole genome shotgun sequence genome encodes:
- the PCNP gene encoding PEST proteolytic signal-containing nuclear protein has translation MADGRAQGEKAKRPQPAGGPEEEAEKPVKTKTVSSSNGGESSSRSAEKRAANEEAEDFTTKPAPAKMSKFGFSIGSQTTKKASAISIKLGANKPKEPVPTLAPKTLSVAAAFNEDEDSEPEEMPPEAKMRMKNIGRDTPTSAGPNSFNKGKHGFSDNQKLWERNIKSHLGNVHDQENN, from the exons ATGGCGGACggcagagcccagggggagAAGGCGAAGCGGCCGCAGCCCGCAGGAG GACCTgaagaagaggcagaaaaacctgtgaaaacTAAGACTGTTTCTTCCAGTAATGGAGGAGAAAGTTCGAGTCGCAGCGCAGAGAAACGGGCAGCTAATGAAGAAGCTGAAGACTTCACCACAAAGCCTGCTCCTGCCAAAATGTCCAAGTTTGGATTTTCCATAGGCAGTCAGACAACAAAGAAGGCATCTGCAATATCCATCAAACTGGGAGCAAAT aAGCCTAAAGAGCCTGTTCCAACCCTGGCTCCAAAAACCCTTTCTGTAGCAGCAGCTTTCAACGAAGATGAAGAT AGCGAACCAGAGGAGATGCCCCCCGAAGCCAAGATGCGCATGAAGAACATTGGAAG GGATACACCAACCTCAGCAGGACCAAATTCATTCAACAAAGGAAAGCATGGATTTTCTGACAACCAGAAGCTATGGGAACGAAATATAAAATCTCATCTTGGAAATGTCCATGACCAAGAAAATAACTAA
- the TXNL4B gene encoding thioredoxin-like protein 4B, whose protein sequence is MSFLLPKLTCKKEVDQAIKSVAEKVLVLRFGRDNDAVCLQLDDILAKTAHDLSKMAVIYLVDVNDVPVYTQYFDISYIPSTVFFFNGQHMKVDYGSPDHTKFVGSFKTKQDFIDLIEVIYRGAMRGKLIVRSPIDPNNIPKYDLLYQGI, encoded by the exons ATGAGTTTTCTGCTGCCCAAACTGACCTGTAAGAAGGAAGTGGATCAGGCAATAAAAAGCGTCGCTGAGAAGGTTTTGGTTCTCCGTTTTGGAAGAGATAATGATGCTGTTTGTCTGCAGCTCGATGATATt CTTGCAAAAACAGCTCATGACCTAAGTAAAATGGCAGTCATTTACCTGGTGGATGTGAATGACGTCCCAGTGTACACCCAGTATTTTGACATCAGTTATATCCCATctactgtatttttcttcaatGGACAGCACATGAAGGTTGATTATGG GTCTCCAGATCACACCAAATTTGTGGGAAgcttcaaaacaaagcaagactTTATAGATCTGATTGAAGTGATCTACCGCGGAGCAATGCGGGGAAAGCTCATTGTGAGAAGTCCCATTGATCCCAATAACATTCCTAAATATGACCTTCTCTACCAAGGAATTTAA
- the TRMT10C gene encoding tRNA methyltransferase 10 homolog C has translation MQSANVLLRRIVRSSVLPFATQHGMKKDLFPLSRTLSLSLCLKQDKSSEPSEKLDLDEWKKVMKSGLQEEVSEMVSEPEELSSLAAARETLEMWKLAGRAVPENISEEQLKTFMECPSKSAKKKYLKYLHLKELHKKNDKRKMDEKRERRLEVQDQDSKTDETKKSPFVCLWSRTMDKAYNWRAAQSMIFGQPLVFDMSYEKEMSFREVSNTVRQIVMSESSNRRSVDPFHIHFCNFKEDSLYHREFIKNYREAWDKLLITVTDQCYTEIFPKDKLIYLTADSPKVMKTFEHDKIYIVGSMVDKSIKRGVSLARAKRLGLETAALPLDKYLLWSTGAKNLTLDQMMHILLTLKDTADWKKALEFVPKRKYCDFVNKPVKELKKTLDLINTHKIAKGREKVEKQFAKNYPKRYKIKQK, from the coding sequence ATGCAGTCTGCTAATGTGCTTCTGAGAAGAATTGTAAGAAGTTCTGTCCTTCCATTTGCCACACAACATGGGATGAAAAAGGATTTGTTTCCGCTCAGTAGAACTCTGAGTTTATCACTTTGTCTGAAGCAGGACAAGTCAAGTGAACCCTCAGAAAAACTGGATTTAGATGAGTGGAAGAAGGTAATGAAATCTGGGTTGCAAGAAGAGGTCAGTGAGATGGTCTCAGAGCCTGAGGAGCTTTCCAGTTTGGCTGCTGCACGTGAGACTTTGGAGATGTGGAAGCTAGCTGGCAGAGCAGTTCCAGAAAATATTAGTGAAGAACAGCTAAAAACCTTTATGGAGTGTCCTTCTAAGTCAGCCAAAAAGAAGTATTTAAAGTATTTGCATCTCAAAGAACTTCACAAGAAAAATGACAAGAGAAAGATGgatgagaaaagggaaaggaggctGGAAGTACAAGATCAAGATTCAAAAACAGATGAGACCAAAAAGAGTCCGTTCGTATGTTTGTGGTCCCGCACTATGGATAAAGCATACAATTGGAGGGCTGCTCAGTCCATGATCTTTGGCCAGCCTCTAGTATTTGACATGTCTTATGAAAAAGAGATGTCTTTCCGAGAAGTCTCAAACACAGTGAGACAGATAGTAATGAGTGAAAGCAGCAATCGGAGATCTGTGGATCCATTCCACATCCACTTCTGTAACTTCAAAGAGGATAGCCTCTATCACAGGGAATTTATCAAGAACTATAGAGAGGCATGGGACAAACTGCTTATCACAGTGACAGACCAGTGCTACACAGAAATCTTTCCAAAGGATAAGCTCATCTATCTGACAGCTGATTCTCCCAAAgtaatgaaaacatttgaaCACGATAAGATCTATATTGTTGGGTCAATGGTTGACAAGAGCATAAAAAGAGGAGTCTCTTTAGCAAGGGCAAAGCGATTAGGGCTGGAGACTGCAGCCCTTCCACTGGATAAGTATTTGCTTTGGAGTACTGGTGCCAAAAATCTCACACTGGATCAAATGATGCATATTTTATTAACCTTGAAAGATACTGCTGACTGGAAGAAGGCTCTGGAATTTGTTCCGAAAAGGAAATATTGTGACTTTGTAAACAAGCCCGtaaaggaattgaaaaaaaCATTAGACCTGATCAACACACACAAAATTGCAAAGGGACgggaaaaagtagaaaagcaattTGCCAAAAACTACCCCAAGAGgtataaaataaagcaaaagtaG
- the LOC103820711 gene encoding putative protein FAM172B, which yields MKTETMIWFIFFVQRTRLHSQSEKRFPSMMTDFTEEHTWLQIQRELSLRKLTEGSEYQEELKYDFNIKGELRHLDTNESFVFNYYKNGHEQNHKRYEVLGHAITQYVYELLERVCMLQKVYIPTDAREDEPRSFFFMSKDALTSSSSLIIFLQDHGVFCAGQWGQRAIVSEGLKHGTQIPFIKMALQSQWEVIVLNPNDNFTDLNTKKERFSAREEGLTFTQSVCWIPKRSSSRPEEHTMYVWDHFIAKSAARNVAFIAHGYGGLVFVDLLVQRKHEVMNKVYSVAFIDSTHNIQHQSRHDPEIQEWIHKNCREWVSNSKPLNKAVHFLMRVNCPTFSAGTEKYGLAPSCCLQPIFKYLKSMLKAKITTALRNSPVATRSSTGKKRGN from the exons ATGAAAACTGAAACCAtgatttggtttatttttttcgTGCAGAGGACTCGTCTACACTCCCAGAGTGAAAAAAGATTTCCATCTATGATGACAGATTTTACAGAAGAGCATACG TGGTTACAAATACAGCGTGAACTCAGTTTGAGGAAACTAACAGAGGGTTCAGAGTATCAAGAGGAACTAAAATATGACTTCAATATAAAAGGGGAACTGAGGCACCTGGATACAAATGAGTCCTTTGTTTTCAATTACTACAAGAATGGACATGAGCAGAATCATAAACGCTATGAAGTTCTGGGACATGCTATTACCCAGTATGTTTATGAGCTCCTGGAAAGAGTCTGCATGCTGCAGAAGGTTTATATTCCTACTGATGCTAGAGAGGATGAACCAAGAAGCTTCTTTTTCATGAGCAAGGATGCATTAACGAGTTCCTCTAGCCTAATTATCTTTCTTCAAGACCATGGAGTTTTTTGTGCTGGACAGTGGGGGCAAAGGGCAATTGTCAGTGAGGGCCTGAAACATGGAACACAAATACCATTCATCAAAatggccctgcagagccaaTGGGAAGTGATTGTATTGAATCCCAATGACAATTTCACTGATCTGAACACCAAAAAGGAGAGATTTTCTGCCAGGGAAGAAGGGCTTACTTTTACACAGTCAGTCTGTTGGATCcccaaaaggagcagcagcaggcctGAAGAGCATACCATGTATGTGTGGGATCATTTCATTGCAAAGAGTGCAGCCAGGAATGTGGCCTTCATTGCCCATGGCTATGGTGGGTTGGTGTTTGTTGATCTGCTGGTGCAAAGGAAACATGAGGTGATGAATAAAGTGTACTCTGTGGCATTCATTGACTCCACACACAACATACAGCACCAGAGCAGACATGATCCAGAAATACAGGAATGGATACACAAAAACTGCCGAGAATGGGTGTCAAACAGTAAACCCCTAAACAAAGCTGTGCACTTTCTCATGAGAGTAAATTGTCCTACTTTCTCTGCTGGAACAGAAAAGTATGGTTTAGCACCCTCCTGCTGCTTACAACCCATCTTTAAGTACTTGAAGAGCATGCTGAAAGCCAAGATCACAACAGCCTTGAGGAATTCACCTGTTGCAAccagaagcagcacaggaaagaagaGAGGCAATTAA